The Mauremys reevesii isolate NIE-2019 linkage group 13, ASM1616193v1, whole genome shotgun sequence genome contains a region encoding:
- the LOC120379940 gene encoding olfactory receptor 14A16-like produces MSSRTNLIKFLLLGFSDVRELQILHFVVFLVIYLAALMGNLLIITAIALDDYLHTPMYFFLMNLSIIDLGSISVTIPKSMANSLINTRLISYLGCVTQVFLFLVFTAAALALLTVMAYNRYVNICQPLHYKRVINRRVCVQMASSAWITSIVYSALHTGNTFRLPFCQSSVISQFFCEISQLLKLACSDSYLSEVGLLAFLVFFGLNCFVFIIVSYVQIFQTVQRIPSEPGQRKAFSTCLPHLTVISLFLCTGIFEYLKPISSLMSNMDLMMFSMLWCLQ; encoded by the coding sequence atgtccagCCGAACCAACTTGATCAAATTCCTTCTCttgggattctctgatgttcgggagctgcagattttgcactttgtgGTGTTCCTGGTGATTTACCTGGCAGCCCTGATGGGGAACCTTCTCATCATCACAGCCATAGCCCTCGATGACTatctccacacccccatgtatttcttcctgatGAATCTGTCCATTATAGACCTTGGCtccatctctgtcaccatccccaaatccatggccaatTCCCTCATCAACACCAGATTGATTTCTTATCTTGGATGTGTCACCCAAGTTTTTCTCTTTTTAGTCTTCACTGCAGCTGCTCTTGCCTTACTCACTGTCATGGCATACAACCGATACGTCAACATCTGTCAACCACTGCACTACAAGAGAGTGATAAACAGGAGAGTTTGTGTCCAAATGGCATCCAGTGCCTGGATTACTAGTATTGTCTACTCTGCACTGCACACTGGGAACACCTTCAGGTTACCATTCTGCCAGTCCAGTGTCATCagccagttcttctgtgaaatctcCCAGCTACTAAAGCTTGCCTGCTCTGACTCGTACCTCAGTGAAGTTGGGCTTCTTGCCTTTCTTGTGTTTTTTGGtttaaactgttttgtttttataattgtgtCTTATGTTCAGATCTTCCAAACTGTGCAGAGAATACCATCTGAGCCAGGCCAGCGTAAAGCCTTCTCGacctgcctccctcacctcactgtgatctcattgtttctttgcacTGGCATCTTTGAGTATCTGAAACCCATCTCCAGCTTAATGTCAAATATGGATCTCATGATGTTCTCTATGCTCTGGTGCCTCCAATGA
- the LOC120381157 gene encoding olfactory receptor 14A16-like produces MSNQTTLTEFLLLGFSDIWELQILHFVVFLMIYLAGLIGNLLIIAAIALDHHLHTPMYFFLANLSILDLGSISVTIPKSMVNSLMNTKVISYPGCITQVFLFVVFTSTDLALLTIMAYDRYVAICQPLHYEIVMNRRACVQMAASAWITGIVYSVMHTGNTFRLPFCQTNVIHQFFCEIPQLLKLACSDSYLSEVGLLDFGMFLGLNCFVFIILSYVQIFKAVLRIPSEQGQCKTFSTCLPHLTVVSLFLCTGFFEYMKPTSSSESGLDLMIGVLYSLVPPVMNPIIYSMRNKEIKAALKKLIVWRLLTKN; encoded by the coding sequence atgtccaaccaaaccaccctgaccgagttccttctcctgggattctctgacatttgggagctgcagattttgcactttgtgGTGTTCCTGATGATTTATTTGGCAGGCCTGATAGGGAATCTTCTCATCATCGCAGCCATAGCCCTCGACCAccatcttcacacccccatgtacttcttcctggcgAATCTATCTATCCTAGACCTCGGCTCCATCTCCgtcaccatccccaaatccatggtCAATTCCCTCATGAACACCAAGGTAATTTCTTATCCTGGATGCATCACCCAAGTGTTTCTATTTGTAGTCTTCACTTCAACTGATCTTGCCTTACTCACCATCATGGCATATGACCGATAtgtcgccatctgccaaccactgcactacgAGATagtgatgaacaggagagcttgtgtccaaatggcagccagtgcctggattaCTGGTATTGTCTACTCTGTAATGCACACCGGGAACACTTTCAGGTTACCCTTCTGCCAGACAAATGTCATCcaccagttcttctgtgaaatcccccagctGCTCAAGCTCGCCTGCTCTGACTCATACCTCAGTGAAGTTGGGCTTCTTGACTTTGGTATGTTTTTAGGTTTAAACTGCTTTGTGTTTATAATTCTGTCttatgttcagatcttcaaagcagtgctgagaatcccctctgagcagggccaGTGTAAAaccttctccacctgccttccTCACCTCACTGTGGTCTCTTTGTTTCTTTGCACGGGCTTCTTTGAGTACAtgaaacccacctccagctcagAATCAGGTCTGGATCTCATGATAGGTGTTCTCTATTCCCTGGTGCCTCCAGTGATGAATCcgatcatctacagcatgaggaacaaggagatcaaaGCTGCATTAAAGAAACTGATTGTCTGGAGGTTACTCACCAAGAATTAA
- the LOC120381093 gene encoding olfactory receptor 14A16-like: MSNRTTLTEFLLLGFSDVRELQIFHFVVFLVIYLAGLMGNLLIITAVALNHHLHTPMYFFLVNLSILDLGSISVTIPKSMANSLMNTRVISYPGCVTQLFLFFLFTAADLALLTIMAYDRQVAICQPLHYERVMNRRACVQMAASAWITGIVYSALHTGNTFRLPFCSNVINQFFCEIPQLLKLTCSDSYVSEAGLLAFSVFLSLNCFVFIIVSYVQIFKTVLRIPSEQGRGKAFSTCLPHLTVVSLFLSTGFFAYLKPTSSSASAMDLMMGVLYSLMPPVMNPIIYSMRNKETKAALKKLFVWRLFTIN; encoded by the coding sequence atgtccaaccgAACTACCCTGaccgagttccttctcctgggattctctgatgttcgggagctgcagatttttcactttgtggtgtttctagtgatttacctggcaggcctgatggggaatcttctcatcatcaCAGCTGTAGCCCTCAACCAccatcttcacacccccatgtacttcttcctggtgaATCTGTCGATCCTAGACCTCGGCTCCATCTCCGTTaccatccccaaatccatggccaacTCTCTCATGAACACCAGGGTGATTTCTTATCCTGGATGTGTCACTCAactctttctctttttcctcttcacTGCAGCTGATCTTGCCTTACTCACCATCATGGCATATGACCGACAGGttgccatctgccaaccactgcactacgagagagtgatgaacaggagagcttgtgtccaaatggcagccagtgcctggattaCTGGTATTGTCTACTCTGCCCTGCACACTGGGAACACCTTCAGGTTACCCTTCTGCTCTAATGTCATcaaccagttcttctgtgaaatccctcAGCTACTCAAGCTCACCTGCTCTGACTCGTACGTCAGTGAAGCTGGGCTTCTTGCCTTTAGTGTGTTTTTAAGTttaaactgctttgtttttataattgtgtcttatgttcagatcttcaaaaccgtgctgagaatcccctctgagcagggccggggtaaagccttctccacctgcctgcctcacctcacagTGGTCTCTTTGTTTCTTTCCACGGGCTTCTTTGCCTACTtgaaacccacctccagctcagcATCAGCTATGGATCTCATGATGGGTGTTCTCTATTCCTTGATGCCTCCAGTGATGAATCCAATCATttacagcatgaggaacaaggagacCAAAGCTGCATTAAAGAAACTGTTTGTATGGAGGTTATTCACCATAAATTAA